One region of Pogona vitticeps strain Pit_001003342236 chromosome 1, PviZW2.1, whole genome shotgun sequence genomic DNA includes:
- the LOC110076143 gene encoding WD repeat and coiled-coil-containing protein, which translates to MELGKGKLLRTGLNALYQAIHPVHGLAWTDGKQVILTSLYLQNGEPKFGNSNVVGQFEHVHGLYWGPSSAPDLPTLLAIQHKKHITMWQLCYSASERNKLMVYQISEISELFPILPQGCVWHPSKEILAVLTTRDTSVLHSVRLNSSRIKADIKGTGLIHCACWTEEGDRLVVGIGSALHSYIWDDEQKTLNACSFCPVFDVGGYICAIEATLGPQVAVATELPLDKICTLNAGSSFEIPPEVRNSVPSQTTSLGYEEETSTDGGKKLPDQEKAASTVPSASSPVDLTHLSSSKQRSDNSSLTHLKPKDYLTGSGQDASHLVLVTFERKVTATKKVSIPGILVPDIMTFDFKTQTVAVASNTCNLILAYSLMMSHLPNIQQIQLEKSERPKGLCFLTDKLLLILVGKQKLMDPAFLPSSRSDKYILRLMIKDVVGKEGSSVVAGATQVCFTKRETIETHASDTHPLSDGLVLPGCTILQSPRNRRKLVEEIKNPATEQHLLTTVVDTKEKKIPKDFPQPFETLDIEPTNRSLVLQGLESSPGISNISVSPSKTVHSSHGMPNSSKTNVLRSEKETSYISKNLERLCSSFTELHHQLFEVTELLKSGKKTLPRYPSFHEPSFVNITYQKESSGTVAPEKRAVILCDGKLRLSVIQQLFNLSLVEMQHGLSWIVLTADNEDFIPLTFDTLQEIVIRDASVSCNDRSSSSSKILDAVSSTGAYRKLSSQSVDLTTSSIEMLRECSSQSLVRSSQSSGQAGTAHN; encoded by the exons ATGGAACTGGGAAAAGGAAAACTGCTAAGAACTGGCCTCAATGCCTTGTACCAGGCCATTCATCCCGTGCATGGGCTTGCCTGGACAGATGGAAAACAAGTGATACTGACATCTTTATATCTACAAAATGGAGAGCCTAAATTCGGCAACTCCAATGTGGTTGGTCAGTTTGAACATGTCCACGGGCTTTACTGGGGCCCCTCTTCTGCCCCGGATCTGCCGACGCTTCTTGCTATTCAGCATAAGAAACACATCACCATGTGGCAGCTGTGTTACAGTGCTTCCGAAAGGAACAAACTAATGGTTTATCAGATTAGCGAAATCAGTGAACTGTTTCCCATACTTCCCCAGGGCTGCGTGTGGCATCCAAGCAAAGAGATTTTGGCCGTGCTGACGACACGAGACACTTCGGTGCTGCACTCGGTTCGGCTCAACAGCTCCAGAATAAAAGCCGATATTAAGGGAACAGGTCTCATCCACTGTGCTTGTTGGACCGAGGAAGGCGACCGCTTGGTGGTGGGGATAGGCAGTGCTCTGCATTCCTACATTTGGGATGATGAACAGAAAACATTAAATGCCTGCTCTTTTTGCCCAGTCTTTGATGTGGGAGGCTACATTTGTGCAATtgaagccactttgggtcctcaAGTGGCTGTTGCCACTGAGCTTCCTCTTGATAAGATATGTACATTAAATGCAGGCAGTTCGTTTGAAATCCCCCCTGAGGTCAGAAACTCTGTTCCCTCCCAAACTACCTCATTAGGTTATGAAGAAGAGACCTCCACGGATGGTGGGAAAAAGCTGCCGGACCAAGAAAAAGCTGCGTCAACGGTACCTTCTGCATCTTCGCCTGTGGATCTTACTCATCTTTCTTCCAGCAAACAGCGATCGGATAACAGTTCTCTCACTCATCTGAAGCCCAAAGATTACCTCACGGGAAGCGGCCAAGATGCCTCACACCTGGTCTTGGTGACGTTTGAAAGAAAAGTCACAGCCACCAAGAAGGTCAGCATTCCAGGCATTCTGGTCCCAGATATAATGACGtttgattttaaaacacagaCTGTTGCAGTAGCTTCTAACACTTGTAATTTAATTTTAGCTTACTCTTTAATGATGTCCCATTTGCCCAACATTCAGCAGATTCAGCTGGAGAAAAGCGAGAGGCCCAAAGGCTTATGTTTCCTTACTGATAAACTCTTGCTGATATTGGTTGGAAAACAGAAATTAATggatcctgcttttcttccatctTCACGCTCAGACAAGTACATTCTCCGTTTGATGATCAAAGACGTTGTGGGCAAAGAAGGTTCCTCTGTAGTTGCTGGTGCTACCCAGGTTTGCTTCACAAAGCGAGAGACCATTGAAACTCACGCTTCAGATACTCACCCTCTAAGCGATGGCTTGGTGCTTCCAGGTTGCACCATTCTTCAGTCTcctagaaacagaaggaaacttgTAGAAGAAATTAAGAACCCTGCAACCGAGCAACACCTGTTGACAACTGTGGTTGACACCAAGGAGAAAAAGATTCCCAAGGATTTCCCACAGCCCTTTGAAACTTTAGATATTGAGCCGACGAATCGTTCATTGGTTCTTCAAGGACTGGAATCTTCTCCAGGGATATCAAACATCTCTGTTTCACCCAGTAAGACAGTGCACAGTTCTCATGGGATGCCAAATTCCTCAAAAACGAACGTGCTGAGAagtgaaaaagaaaccagttatATCTCTAAAAATCTGGAGAGGTTGTGCAGCAGCTTTACAGAACTGCATCACCAGCTTTTTGAAGTAACTGAACTTCTGAAGTCCGGAAAGAAAACTCTGCCACGATACCCATCTTTTCATGAACCCTCTTTTGTTAACATCACTTATCAG AAAGAGTCTTCTGGAACAGTTGCACCGGAAAAGCGAGCTGTCATCCTCTGTGATGGTAAACTTCGCCTGAGTGTCATTCAGCAGCTTTTCAATTTGTCTCTTGTTGAAATGCAGCATG GTTTATCCTGGATTGTTCTCACAGCAGATAACGAAGACTTTATCCCATTAACGTTTGATACTCTGCAGGAGATAGTCATAAGAGATGCTAGCGTCAGCTGTAACGATAGAAGCAGCAGTTCTTCCAAAATACTGGATGCTGTCAGTTCTACTGGCGCATACAGGAAGCTTTCTTCTCAAAGTGTGGATCTCACTACCAGCTCAATAGAAATGCTGAGGGAATGTTCTTCCCAGAGTCTAGTCAGGAGCAGCCAGTCTTCAGGCCAAGCCGGCACAGCTCACAACTGA